The genomic interval GTTAGTGTTCCAAATAAAAGGCATTTAACCCTTAGGCTTAAAACAATTTCACCTTCTCCCCGGGACTTGCAATTGGACAAGGTGGTGCTGCTATCAAAGTCCCTTTTGAAAGGGAACCGGATTACAGGTTTTTAAGAGGGAAGCTAATACGCCATGCCTAAGATAAATTTACTTGCTAGAGAGGAGCACCCGATAGTCTAATAATTAATGCGTAAATACTAAGTTCTTTACATACCTCCCCAGTGCCTAAGATAAATTTACTTGCTAGAGAGGAGCACCCGATAGTCTAATAATTAATGCGTAAATACTAAGTTCTTTACATACCTCCCCAGAAAAAGCAATTCAGCCCTTTTACTTGAAAAAAGTGAAGGTGCCTCTCCTACACCCGACAATTAAAGCAACTCATGCGTAACAGGGAAAATGAAGTCGTCAGCAAATACCCAGGCCCAGTAGAGAAAGAAAGATATAATCCCAAAAAGCGCATATACTGCCTTAATATTGCTTATGTTTGCGCTACTGAACTATATAAAGCTGTTCCCGATATTTGGGGTTGAGTATTTACCCCTAAGCTAGTTAAATAACACGTTATGAATAAAGGCTCAACTGAAGCAAAGTGAAAGCTCTTTCATTGAAAATGTGGGTGGCTCTTAAAAGAGCCTTTGGGGTTGAGAGTGACGGTCCGAGACGCCCTACTTGGAGCTGGTGTACTTGGTGACAGCCTTGGTGCCCTCGGACACGGCGTGCTTGGCCAGCTCgccgggcagcagcagccgcaCGGCCGTCTGGATCTCCCGCGACGTGATGGTGGAGCGCTTGTTGTAGTGCGCCAGGCGCGACGCCTCGCCGGCGATGCGCTCGAAGATGTCGTTGACGAAGGAGTTCATGATGCCCATGGCCTTGGACGAGATGCCCGTGTCGGGGTGCACCTGCTTCAGCACCTTGTACACGTAGATGGAGTAGCTCTCCTTGCGGCTCTTCTTGCGCTTCTTGTCGCCTTTCTTCTGCGTCTTGGTCACCGCCTTCTTGGAGCCCTTCTTGGGCGCGGGGGCGGACTTGGCCGGCTCGGGCATGGCTGCAGGTCGCGTCTGCGCTTCCACAGCGGAGTGCCGGGTAATGCGATTACTCCCCTATTTATAGGGCCCGTATGCAAATCTATGGTATCAGAAATCAGCGCTCCCATTGGACAACAGGCGCAGTTACGTCACCCGCAGTACGACTTGCTTTGctattggtttttttttaaacaccacGCTGGGATTGGTCGGTGATTCGAACGCCCTCAGCCAATCAGAACGAGCTCTTTCAATCCCCAAAGCTCGTCCGCTGCGGCACGGCCTCACCGGCCCGGGGCCAGCCCGGAGCCCCCAGCTCGTTTAACAAACTGCAGTTATGGGCATTtctaagagaataaaaaaacaaacaaccaaaaccagaaacaaacaaCTCGTGAAGGgttttgctactttttttttcctttgttttttttttttcttctgcaggaagGAGCATGCCTGCGTGCTTCATACAAGTCTGCATTTGTAACATCCACAAGATAAATGTAAAAGGACAAAAGAGGCACCAAGGAAAGGCATAGAGAGTCTGGAATACAAACACTTAATCATATTTAGAATTAATCTTTTGGCCCATAACGCGTGGCTTCTTTTTCATCAATTCAAATGGGATGGGAGCTGTGATTTGATTATTCGTAACAtgatattattttcaaatgGGATGGGAGCTGTGATTTGATGATTCGTAACATGATATTATTTGATTTCACCAAAGATGTAATAAATATTGGAATTATGTATTTAAGTCAAAACCATGATAAACCTAAAAATAAAGGTGGATTTTATCCTGCACTTTGAAATTGTCAGAAAATCAAGCTGTTTTCTTGTTAGTATCACTTCATTGTGCAAGAAAAAGACATTATGCTATTTCCTTTTGAAAGCCTTAAGGACTATTCACGGACTGAACTTACCTGGTATGAGAAGAGAAATGTTTCTTATATAGGCCCATGCCACCTATATGGCACAAGTGAAAAAAGCAATCTTAGCAAGCTGATCTTGCTTCTGgtcttttttccttgctgagcAGAAGCACAAAGCAGATCCAGAAAGATATCCAGCCCATATGCAAAATAGTGATGTCTGAAGGGAAGCAGACAAAGAAAGGGTgagatatttttccttcccagtgaGAAAGGCTTGCTTG from Ficedula albicollis isolate OC2 chromosome 1A, FicAlb1.5, whole genome shotgun sequence carries:
- the LOC101808513 gene encoding histone H2B 1/2/3/4/6, with the translated sequence MPEPAKSAPAPKKGSKKAVTKTQKKGDKKRKKSRKESYSIYVYKVLKQVHPDTGISSKAMGIMNSFVNDIFERIAGEASRLAHYNKRSTITSREIQTAVRLLLPGELAKHAVSEGTKAVTKYTSSK